A stretch of the Xiphophorus couchianus chromosome 15, X_couchianus-1.0, whole genome shotgun sequence genome encodes the following:
- the tmem200a gene encoding transmembrane protein 200A has product MTAAAGVLTGLAKLKRQDSARSQHRPIPPASQGLAKEGAPRKRKRRTDVVVVRGKLRLYSASGFFLFLGLIILAVGIGMATLGYWPHNKAVSTGGGNEVKVGKGVTNASHDVQDSPSKQTGGALMRFLEQHLHSERMKMLGPFTMGIGIFIFICANAILHENRDRETKIIHMRDMYSTVIDIHRLRQREYHHRSSVCARDVGDRRGFGADTAARLASNSLLGFSSRSGSRVGSTEEEEVLLGDEELHRHREQARLDCSFAGLLAPLYKDGPFYGAGLGLSQSDSVRHQWSVDGDGEKGGHHAGSIVSSSISAFTLPVIKLNNCVIDEPEMEAITEEDRGGERREGERPAPLCSMESLVVPVASVAKASKPPGLQRSHSASSSSRCSPFSSCSLSPAPSSTSGCWLSPGAARSDFGSNSSLHMLNSHSHSKSLDLERGPSVLSVRSEQRKHPSWPRLDRSNSSRSHSGNRGSSKGYTRLEDREEQAERLSDASASPTDRRDYSKREKLLMISRSHNNLSFEQEEFNSSTLKRGSSETRF; this is encoded by the exons AtgactgcagcagcaggtgtACTGACAGGCTTGGCCAAGCTCAAGCGCCAGGACTCGGCCCGCTCTCAGCATCGGCCCATACCACCCGCGTCACAAGGCTTGGCTAAAGAGGGCGCGCCCAG AAAGCGGAAGCGACGCACAGACGTCGTGGTGGTCCGAGGAAAGCTTCGACTCTACTCAGCTTCTggcttttttctcttcctggGACTTATCATCTTGGCAGTAGGGATTGGTATGGCGACCCTAGGTTACTGGCCGCACAATAAAGCCGTATCGACAGGAGGAGGAAACGAAGTCAAGGTGGGGAAGGGTGTGACCAACGCAAGCCATGATGTTCAAG ACTCGCCTTCAAAGCAGACGGGCGGCGCTCTGATGCGGTTTCTGGAACAACATCTTCACTCTGAGAGGATGAAGATGCTCGGGCCTTTCACCATGGGCATAGGGATTTTTATCTTCATCTGCGCTAATGCAATACTTCATGAAAACAGAGACAGGGAGACTAAG ATAATCCACATGAGGGACATGTACTCCACGGTCATCGACATCCATCGCCTCCGGCAGAGGGAGTACCATCACCGCAGCAGCGTGTGTGCGCGGGACGTGGGCGATCGTCGAGGTTTTGGGGCTGACACAGCAGCGCGCCTGGCCAGCAACTCCCTCCTGGGCTTCTCGTCTCGTTCTGGAAGCAGAGTCGGGTccacggaggaggaggaggtgctGCTTGGGGATGAAGAGTTGCACAGACACAGAGAGCAGGCCAGGTTGGATTGCAGCTTTGCGGGACTGCTGGCGCCCTTGTACAAAGATGGGCCCTTTTACGGCGCCGGGCTTGGGTTGTCACAGTCCGACTCAGTGCGACACCAGTGGTCAGTGGACGGAGACGGGGAGAAGGGAGGACACCATGCGGGGTCTAttgtctcctcctccatctctgCCTTTACTCTCCCCGTTATTAAGCTAAACAACTGCGTAATTGATGAACCAGAAATGGAGGCAATTACCGAAGAGGACAGAGGAGGcgagaggagggagggagagaggccAGCGCCTCTGTGCTCCATGGAGTCTCTGGTGGTGCCAGTAGCATCTGTCGCCAAGGCCTCCAAGCCACCGGGCTTGCAACGCAGCCACTCGGCGTCCTCTTCCTCCCGCTGCTCTCCCTTCTCCTCTTGCAGCCTCTCTCCGGCTCCCTCCTCTACCTCAGGCTGCTGGCTCTCGCCGGGAGCGGCGAGGAGCGACTTTGGCTCCAACTCCTCCCTGCACATGCTGAACAGCCACAGCCACTCCAAATCCCTGGACCTGGAGCGTGGGCCCAGCGTGCTGAGCGTGCGCTCGGAACAGCGGAAGCACCCCAGCTGGCCGCGGCTCGACCGCAGCAACAGCAGCCGCAGTCACAGCGGGAACAGAGGCAGCAGCAAGGGATACACGCGCCTGGAGGACCGGGAAGAGCAGGCGGAGCGGCTCTCGGACGCGTCGGCGTCCCCGACAGACAGACGCGACTACAGCAAGCGAGAGAAGCTGCTCATGATATCCAGGTCGCATAATAATCTGAGCTTCGAGCAGGAGGAGTTTAATAGCAGCACGCTGAAGAGAGGAAGCTCGGAAACTCGATTCTGA